One stretch of Callospermophilus lateralis isolate mCalLat2 chromosome 11, mCalLat2.hap1, whole genome shotgun sequence DNA includes these proteins:
- the Plekhh3 gene encoding pleckstrin homology domain-containing family H member 3 isoform X1 yields the protein MPLPGGLWWLLCCRRGFTLLHRDYGDGELSGDGDEDEDEETFELRTPSPAGGGRSPLDVTLTQPVRSTTVSDRLQSWEETWSLIPEKGLPEDDPDVVVKGWLYREPRGGGARPWLPPRRAWFVLTRDSLDHFSSNGKGARRLGSLVLTSLCSVTGPERRPKETGLWSVTVSGRKHSVRLCSPRQAEAERWGMALREVISSKAPLETPTQLLLRDIQESCGDPEAVALIYHRNPILRHTSGALYAPLLPLPYGVSAPGPGYAPLREEAVRLFLALQALEGARRPGPLMQGVLQTCRDLPALRDELFLQLAKQTSGPAGPPGLPATQDPATLRYWQLLTCMSCTFRPGGAVRGHLLGHLERTEQALPDSELAEYARFIRKALGRTRGRELVPSLAEISALSQRQELLCTVHCPGAGACSVAIDSHTTAGEVKPKVARELVGRLGLARSRNVFALYEQRGAQERALAGGTLVADVLTRFENLASEEAGLEDSLDSGWRLCLRLHGPLHPEGLSPDSHELPFLFEQAHALLLRGRPPPPDDTLRALAALRLQSLHRDFSPRVPLPRLDRLLPPPIPPCEVQPRPTPRPPPSAALLAGALWSPSLAKRRAERARRSGACRTAGSAAPEGGGGGARTAAAVLGGWKRLRGMGRAEAMAAYLALAAQCPGFGAARYDVLELSTEPGGGAPQKLCLGLGAKTMSLSRPGETEPIHSVSYGHVAACQLMGPQTLALRVGESQLLLQSPQVEEIMQLVNAYLANPSPERPCSSSAPPCQDLPDTSPPSQHQGLDEPQGQSGFLGQLQD from the exons ATGCCTCTCCCGGGGGGGTTGTGGTGGCTCCTCTGCTGCCGTCGAGGCTTCACTCTTCTGCACCGGGACTATGGTGACGGCGAGCTTAGCGGGGACGGGGACGAGGACGAAGACGAGGAGACCTTTGAGCTACGGACCCCGAGTCCAGCGGGCGGCGGGAGG AGTCCCCTGGATGTAACACTGACTCAGCCTGTGAGGAGCACCACAGTCTCTGACAG GCTGCAGAGCTGGGAGGAGACTTGGAGCCTCATTCCAGAAAAGGGTCTGCCAGAGGATGACCCTGACGTCGTTGTGAAAG GTTGGCTGTATCGCGAGCCCCGCGGAGGAGGGGCACGGCCATGGCTGCCCCCTCGCCGAGCCTGGTTCGTGCTCACTCGTGATTCTCTGGACCACTTCAGCAGCAATGGGAAGGGTGCTCGGCGCCTCGGGAGCCTTGTACTCACCAGCCTGTGCTCAGTCACTGGCCCAGAGCGCAGGCCCAAGGAGACTG GTCTGTGGTCAGTGACTGTGTCTGGCCGGAAACACAGCGTCCGCCTCTGCTCCCCCCGCCAGGCAGAGGCTGAGCGCTGGGGGATGGCCTTGCGCGAAGTGATCTCCTCAAAGGCTCCGCTAGAGACCCCCACCCAGCTATTGCTCAGGGACATACAG GAGAGTTGCGGGGATCCAGAAGCGGTGGCCCTCATCTACCATCGGAACCCGATTCTGAGGCATACCAGTGGAGCCTTGTATGCCCCACTTCTGCCTCTGCCCTATGGAGTCAGTGCCCCAG GTCCTGGCTATGCACCCTTGAGAGAGGAGGCGGTAAGGCTGTTCCTTGCGCTCCAGGCACTGGAGGGGGCAAGGCGCCCTGGGCCCCTGATGCAGGGTGTGCTCCAAACCTGCCGGGACCTGCCTGCACTCCGGGATGAACTCTTCCTGCAGCTGGCTAAGCAGACCTCAGGCCCTGCAGGTCCTCCTGGGCTCCCTGCTACCCAAGACCCTGCAACCCTGCGGTACTGGCAGCTCCTCACCTGCATGAGCTGCACCTTCCGGCCTGGGGGAGCTGTTCGGGGGCATCTCCTAGGGCATTTGGAGAg GACTGAGCAGGCACTGCCGGACTCGGAACTAGCGGAATATGCGCGCTTCATCAGGAAAGCTCTAGGCCGGACGCGTGGCAGAGAGCTGGTGCCATCGCTGGCAGAGATTTCCGCATTGAGCCAACGACAGGAGCTGTTGTGCACGGTGCACTGTCCAGGGGCTGGtgcctgctctgtggccattGACTCTCACACGACAGCAGGGGAGGTGAAGCCAAAG GTGGCTCGAGAGCTGGTGGGGCGGCTGGGTTTGGCCCGGAGCCGCAACGTCTTTGCGTTGTACGAACAGCGCGGCGCCCAGGAACGAGCGCTGGCTGGGGGGACCCTCGTGGCCGACGTGCTCACCAGGTTTGAGAA TTTAGCCTCAGAGGAAGCCGGGCTGGAAGACTCGCTGGACTCTGGGTGGAGACTGTGTCTGCGTCTTCACGGACCTCTGCATCCCGAGGGACTATCCCCAGACAGTCACGAACTGCCTTTCCTCTTTGAGCAG GCTCATGCTCTGCTGTTGCGCGGCCGGCCGCCACCGCCCGACGACACGCTGCGCGCCCTGGCGGCGCTGCGCCTGCAGAGCCTGCACCGAGACTTCTCCCCACGGGTGCCCCTGCCTCGCCTAGACCGCCTGCTGCCGCCCCCCATCCCGCCGTGCGAAGTTCAGCCCCGCCCAACTCCCAGGCCACCGCCCTCAGCCGCCCTGCTGGCCGGGGCACTCTGGAGCCCCAGCCTGGCCAAGAGGCGGGCGGAGCGGGCTCGACGCAGTGGGGCCTGCCGCACAGCGGGAAGCGCAGCCCCGGAGGGAGGAGGCGGAGGCGCCCGCACCGCTGCTGCTGTGCTGGGCGGCTGGAAGCGGTTACGGGGCATGGGCCGAGCTGAGGCCATGGCTGCCTACCTGGCTCTGGCGGCGCAGTGTCCGGGGTTCGGCGCTGCTCGGTATGACGTTCTGGAGCTGAGCACG GAACCTGGTGGAGGTGCTCCACAGAAGCTATGCCTGGGTCTGGGAGCCAAGACCATGTCCCTCTCCCGGCCTGGTGAGACAGAACCCATCCACAGTGTCAGCTATGGTCATGTGGCCGCCTGCCAGCTAATGGGTCCCCAAACCCTAGCATTGAGGGTAGGCGAGAGTCAGCTCCTCCTGCAGAGTCCCCAG GTGGAAGAGATCATGCAGCTGGTGAATGCCTACTTGGCCAACCCCTCCCCCGAGAGGCCCtgcagcagctctgctcctccatgCCAAGACCTGCCAGACACCTCCCCTCCCAGCCAGCACCAAGGCCTGGATGAGCCCCAGGGACAGTCTGGCTTCTTGGGGCAGCTGCAGGACTGA
- the Plekhh3 gene encoding pleckstrin homology domain-containing family H member 3 isoform X4 codes for MPLPGGLWWLLCCRRGFTLLHRDYGDGELSGDGDEDEDEETFELRTPSPAGGGRSPLDVTLTQPVRSTTVSDRLQSWEETWSLIPEKGLPEDDPDVVVKGWLYREPRGGGARPWLPPRRAWFVLTRDSLDHFSSNGKGARRLGSLVLTSLCSVTGPERRPKETGLWSVTVSGRKHSVRLCSPRQAEAERWGMALREVISSKAPLETPTQLLLRDIQESCGDPEAVALIYHRNPILRHTSGALYAPLLPLPYGVSAPGPGYAPLREEAVRLFLALQALEGARRPGPLMQGVLQTCRDLPALRDELFLQLAKQTSGPAGPPGLPATQDPATLRYWQLLTCMSCTFRPGGAVRGHLLGHLERTEQALPDSELAEYARFIRKALGRTRGRELVPSLAEISALSQRQELLCTVHCPGAGACSVAIDSHTTAGEVARELVGRLGLARSRNVFALYEQRGAQERALAGGTLVADVLTSLASEEAGLEDSLDSGWRLCLRLHGPLHPEGLSPDSHELPFLFEQAHALLLRGRPPPPDDTLRALAALRLQSLHRDFSPRVPLPRLDRLLPPPIPPCEVQPRPTPRPPPSAALLAGALWSPSLAKRRAERARRSGACRTAGSAAPEGGGGGARTAAAVLGGWKRLRGMGRAEAMAAYLALAAQCPGFGAARYDVLELSTEPGGGAPQKLCLGLGAKTMSLSRPGETEPIHSVSYGHVAACQLMGPQTLALRVGESQLLLQSPQVEEIMQLVNAYLANPSPERPCSSSAPPCQDLPDTSPPSQHQGLDEPQGQSGFLGQLQD; via the exons ATGCCTCTCCCGGGGGGGTTGTGGTGGCTCCTCTGCTGCCGTCGAGGCTTCACTCTTCTGCACCGGGACTATGGTGACGGCGAGCTTAGCGGGGACGGGGACGAGGACGAAGACGAGGAGACCTTTGAGCTACGGACCCCGAGTCCAGCGGGCGGCGGGAGG AGTCCCCTGGATGTAACACTGACTCAGCCTGTGAGGAGCACCACAGTCTCTGACAG GCTGCAGAGCTGGGAGGAGACTTGGAGCCTCATTCCAGAAAAGGGTCTGCCAGAGGATGACCCTGACGTCGTTGTGAAAG GTTGGCTGTATCGCGAGCCCCGCGGAGGAGGGGCACGGCCATGGCTGCCCCCTCGCCGAGCCTGGTTCGTGCTCACTCGTGATTCTCTGGACCACTTCAGCAGCAATGGGAAGGGTGCTCGGCGCCTCGGGAGCCTTGTACTCACCAGCCTGTGCTCAGTCACTGGCCCAGAGCGCAGGCCCAAGGAGACTG GTCTGTGGTCAGTGACTGTGTCTGGCCGGAAACACAGCGTCCGCCTCTGCTCCCCCCGCCAGGCAGAGGCTGAGCGCTGGGGGATGGCCTTGCGCGAAGTGATCTCCTCAAAGGCTCCGCTAGAGACCCCCACCCAGCTATTGCTCAGGGACATACAG GAGAGTTGCGGGGATCCAGAAGCGGTGGCCCTCATCTACCATCGGAACCCGATTCTGAGGCATACCAGTGGAGCCTTGTATGCCCCACTTCTGCCTCTGCCCTATGGAGTCAGTGCCCCAG GTCCTGGCTATGCACCCTTGAGAGAGGAGGCGGTAAGGCTGTTCCTTGCGCTCCAGGCACTGGAGGGGGCAAGGCGCCCTGGGCCCCTGATGCAGGGTGTGCTCCAAACCTGCCGGGACCTGCCTGCACTCCGGGATGAACTCTTCCTGCAGCTGGCTAAGCAGACCTCAGGCCCTGCAGGTCCTCCTGGGCTCCCTGCTACCCAAGACCCTGCAACCCTGCGGTACTGGCAGCTCCTCACCTGCATGAGCTGCACCTTCCGGCCTGGGGGAGCTGTTCGGGGGCATCTCCTAGGGCATTTGGAGAg GACTGAGCAGGCACTGCCGGACTCGGAACTAGCGGAATATGCGCGCTTCATCAGGAAAGCTCTAGGCCGGACGCGTGGCAGAGAGCTGGTGCCATCGCTGGCAGAGATTTCCGCATTGAGCCAACGACAGGAGCTGTTGTGCACGGTGCACTGTCCAGGGGCTGGtgcctgctctgtggccattGACTCTCACACGACAGCAGGGGAG GTGGCTCGAGAGCTGGTGGGGCGGCTGGGTTTGGCCCGGAGCCGCAACGTCTTTGCGTTGTACGAACAGCGCGGCGCCCAGGAACGAGCGCTGGCTGGGGGGACCCTCGTGGCCGACGTGCTCACCAG TTTAGCCTCAGAGGAAGCCGGGCTGGAAGACTCGCTGGACTCTGGGTGGAGACTGTGTCTGCGTCTTCACGGACCTCTGCATCCCGAGGGACTATCCCCAGACAGTCACGAACTGCCTTTCCTCTTTGAGCAG GCTCATGCTCTGCTGTTGCGCGGCCGGCCGCCACCGCCCGACGACACGCTGCGCGCCCTGGCGGCGCTGCGCCTGCAGAGCCTGCACCGAGACTTCTCCCCACGGGTGCCCCTGCCTCGCCTAGACCGCCTGCTGCCGCCCCCCATCCCGCCGTGCGAAGTTCAGCCCCGCCCAACTCCCAGGCCACCGCCCTCAGCCGCCCTGCTGGCCGGGGCACTCTGGAGCCCCAGCCTGGCCAAGAGGCGGGCGGAGCGGGCTCGACGCAGTGGGGCCTGCCGCACAGCGGGAAGCGCAGCCCCGGAGGGAGGAGGCGGAGGCGCCCGCACCGCTGCTGCTGTGCTGGGCGGCTGGAAGCGGTTACGGGGCATGGGCCGAGCTGAGGCCATGGCTGCCTACCTGGCTCTGGCGGCGCAGTGTCCGGGGTTCGGCGCTGCTCGGTATGACGTTCTGGAGCTGAGCACG GAACCTGGTGGAGGTGCTCCACAGAAGCTATGCCTGGGTCTGGGAGCCAAGACCATGTCCCTCTCCCGGCCTGGTGAGACAGAACCCATCCACAGTGTCAGCTATGGTCATGTGGCCGCCTGCCAGCTAATGGGTCCCCAAACCCTAGCATTGAGGGTAGGCGAGAGTCAGCTCCTCCTGCAGAGTCCCCAG GTGGAAGAGATCATGCAGCTGGTGAATGCCTACTTGGCCAACCCCTCCCCCGAGAGGCCCtgcagcagctctgctcctccatgCCAAGACCTGCCAGACACCTCCCCTCCCAGCCAGCACCAAGGCCTGGATGAGCCCCAGGGACAGTCTGGCTTCTTGGGGCAGCTGCAGGACTGA
- the Plekhh3 gene encoding pleckstrin homology domain-containing family H member 3 isoform X2, with protein sequence MPLPGGLWWLLCCRRGFTLLHRDYGDGELSGDGDEDEDEETFELRTPSPAGGGRSPLDVTLTQPVRSTTVSDRLQSWEETWSLIPEKGLPEDDPDVVVKGWLYREPRGGGARPWLPPRRAWFVLTRDSLDHFSSNGKGARRLGSLVLTSLCSVTGPERRPKETGLWSVTVSGRKHSVRLCSPRQAEAERWGMALREVISSKAPLETPTQLLLRDIQESCGDPEAVALIYHRNPILRHTSGALYAPLLPLPYGVSAPGPGYAPLREEAVRLFLALQALEGARRPGPLMQGVLQTCRDLPALRDELFLQLAKQTSGPAGPPGLPATQDPATLRYWQLLTCMSCTFRPGGAVRGHLLGHLERTEQALPDSELAEYARFIRKALGRTRGRELVPSLAEISALSQRQELLCTVHCPGAGACSVAIDSHTTAGEVKPKVARELVGRLGLARSRNVFALYEQRGAQERALAGGTLVADVLTSLASEEAGLEDSLDSGWRLCLRLHGPLHPEGLSPDSHELPFLFEQAHALLLRGRPPPPDDTLRALAALRLQSLHRDFSPRVPLPRLDRLLPPPIPPCEVQPRPTPRPPPSAALLAGALWSPSLAKRRAERARRSGACRTAGSAAPEGGGGGARTAAAVLGGWKRLRGMGRAEAMAAYLALAAQCPGFGAARYDVLELSTEPGGGAPQKLCLGLGAKTMSLSRPGETEPIHSVSYGHVAACQLMGPQTLALRVGESQLLLQSPQVEEIMQLVNAYLANPSPERPCSSSAPPCQDLPDTSPPSQHQGLDEPQGQSGFLGQLQD encoded by the exons ATGCCTCTCCCGGGGGGGTTGTGGTGGCTCCTCTGCTGCCGTCGAGGCTTCACTCTTCTGCACCGGGACTATGGTGACGGCGAGCTTAGCGGGGACGGGGACGAGGACGAAGACGAGGAGACCTTTGAGCTACGGACCCCGAGTCCAGCGGGCGGCGGGAGG AGTCCCCTGGATGTAACACTGACTCAGCCTGTGAGGAGCACCACAGTCTCTGACAG GCTGCAGAGCTGGGAGGAGACTTGGAGCCTCATTCCAGAAAAGGGTCTGCCAGAGGATGACCCTGACGTCGTTGTGAAAG GTTGGCTGTATCGCGAGCCCCGCGGAGGAGGGGCACGGCCATGGCTGCCCCCTCGCCGAGCCTGGTTCGTGCTCACTCGTGATTCTCTGGACCACTTCAGCAGCAATGGGAAGGGTGCTCGGCGCCTCGGGAGCCTTGTACTCACCAGCCTGTGCTCAGTCACTGGCCCAGAGCGCAGGCCCAAGGAGACTG GTCTGTGGTCAGTGACTGTGTCTGGCCGGAAACACAGCGTCCGCCTCTGCTCCCCCCGCCAGGCAGAGGCTGAGCGCTGGGGGATGGCCTTGCGCGAAGTGATCTCCTCAAAGGCTCCGCTAGAGACCCCCACCCAGCTATTGCTCAGGGACATACAG GAGAGTTGCGGGGATCCAGAAGCGGTGGCCCTCATCTACCATCGGAACCCGATTCTGAGGCATACCAGTGGAGCCTTGTATGCCCCACTTCTGCCTCTGCCCTATGGAGTCAGTGCCCCAG GTCCTGGCTATGCACCCTTGAGAGAGGAGGCGGTAAGGCTGTTCCTTGCGCTCCAGGCACTGGAGGGGGCAAGGCGCCCTGGGCCCCTGATGCAGGGTGTGCTCCAAACCTGCCGGGACCTGCCTGCACTCCGGGATGAACTCTTCCTGCAGCTGGCTAAGCAGACCTCAGGCCCTGCAGGTCCTCCTGGGCTCCCTGCTACCCAAGACCCTGCAACCCTGCGGTACTGGCAGCTCCTCACCTGCATGAGCTGCACCTTCCGGCCTGGGGGAGCTGTTCGGGGGCATCTCCTAGGGCATTTGGAGAg GACTGAGCAGGCACTGCCGGACTCGGAACTAGCGGAATATGCGCGCTTCATCAGGAAAGCTCTAGGCCGGACGCGTGGCAGAGAGCTGGTGCCATCGCTGGCAGAGATTTCCGCATTGAGCCAACGACAGGAGCTGTTGTGCACGGTGCACTGTCCAGGGGCTGGtgcctgctctgtggccattGACTCTCACACGACAGCAGGGGAGGTGAAGCCAAAG GTGGCTCGAGAGCTGGTGGGGCGGCTGGGTTTGGCCCGGAGCCGCAACGTCTTTGCGTTGTACGAACAGCGCGGCGCCCAGGAACGAGCGCTGGCTGGGGGGACCCTCGTGGCCGACGTGCTCACCAG TTTAGCCTCAGAGGAAGCCGGGCTGGAAGACTCGCTGGACTCTGGGTGGAGACTGTGTCTGCGTCTTCACGGACCTCTGCATCCCGAGGGACTATCCCCAGACAGTCACGAACTGCCTTTCCTCTTTGAGCAG GCTCATGCTCTGCTGTTGCGCGGCCGGCCGCCACCGCCCGACGACACGCTGCGCGCCCTGGCGGCGCTGCGCCTGCAGAGCCTGCACCGAGACTTCTCCCCACGGGTGCCCCTGCCTCGCCTAGACCGCCTGCTGCCGCCCCCCATCCCGCCGTGCGAAGTTCAGCCCCGCCCAACTCCCAGGCCACCGCCCTCAGCCGCCCTGCTGGCCGGGGCACTCTGGAGCCCCAGCCTGGCCAAGAGGCGGGCGGAGCGGGCTCGACGCAGTGGGGCCTGCCGCACAGCGGGAAGCGCAGCCCCGGAGGGAGGAGGCGGAGGCGCCCGCACCGCTGCTGCTGTGCTGGGCGGCTGGAAGCGGTTACGGGGCATGGGCCGAGCTGAGGCCATGGCTGCCTACCTGGCTCTGGCGGCGCAGTGTCCGGGGTTCGGCGCTGCTCGGTATGACGTTCTGGAGCTGAGCACG GAACCTGGTGGAGGTGCTCCACAGAAGCTATGCCTGGGTCTGGGAGCCAAGACCATGTCCCTCTCCCGGCCTGGTGAGACAGAACCCATCCACAGTGTCAGCTATGGTCATGTGGCCGCCTGCCAGCTAATGGGTCCCCAAACCCTAGCATTGAGGGTAGGCGAGAGTCAGCTCCTCCTGCAGAGTCCCCAG GTGGAAGAGATCATGCAGCTGGTGAATGCCTACTTGGCCAACCCCTCCCCCGAGAGGCCCtgcagcagctctgctcctccatgCCAAGACCTGCCAGACACCTCCCCTCCCAGCCAGCACCAAGGCCTGGATGAGCCCCAGGGACAGTCTGGCTTCTTGGGGCAGCTGCAGGACTGA
- the Plekhh3 gene encoding pleckstrin homology domain-containing family H member 3 isoform X3: protein MPLPGGLWWLLCCRRGFTLLHRDYGDGELSGDGDEDEDEETFELRTPSPAGGGRSPLDVTLTQPVRSTTVSDRLQSWEETWSLIPEKGLPEDDPDVVVKGWLYREPRGGGARPWLPPRRAWFVLTRDSLDHFSSNGKGARRLGSLVLTSLCSVTGPERRPKETGLWSVTVSGRKHSVRLCSPRQAEAERWGMALREVISSKAPLETPTQLLLRDIQESCGDPEAVALIYHRNPILRHTSGALYAPLLPLPYGVSAPGPGYAPLREEAVRLFLALQALEGARRPGPLMQGVLQTCRDLPALRDELFLQLAKQTSGPAGPPGLPATQDPATLRYWQLLTCMSCTFRPGGAVRGHLLGHLERTEQALPDSELAEYARFIRKALGRTRGRELVPSLAEISALSQRQELLCTVHCPGAGACSVAIDSHTTAGEVARELVGRLGLARSRNVFALYEQRGAQERALAGGTLVADVLTRFENLASEEAGLEDSLDSGWRLCLRLHGPLHPEGLSPDSHELPFLFEQAHALLLRGRPPPPDDTLRALAALRLQSLHRDFSPRVPLPRLDRLLPPPIPPCEVQPRPTPRPPPSAALLAGALWSPSLAKRRAERARRSGACRTAGSAAPEGGGGGARTAAAVLGGWKRLRGMGRAEAMAAYLALAAQCPGFGAARYDVLELSTEPGGGAPQKLCLGLGAKTMSLSRPGETEPIHSVSYGHVAACQLMGPQTLALRVGESQLLLQSPQVEEIMQLVNAYLANPSPERPCSSSAPPCQDLPDTSPPSQHQGLDEPQGQSGFLGQLQD from the exons ATGCCTCTCCCGGGGGGGTTGTGGTGGCTCCTCTGCTGCCGTCGAGGCTTCACTCTTCTGCACCGGGACTATGGTGACGGCGAGCTTAGCGGGGACGGGGACGAGGACGAAGACGAGGAGACCTTTGAGCTACGGACCCCGAGTCCAGCGGGCGGCGGGAGG AGTCCCCTGGATGTAACACTGACTCAGCCTGTGAGGAGCACCACAGTCTCTGACAG GCTGCAGAGCTGGGAGGAGACTTGGAGCCTCATTCCAGAAAAGGGTCTGCCAGAGGATGACCCTGACGTCGTTGTGAAAG GTTGGCTGTATCGCGAGCCCCGCGGAGGAGGGGCACGGCCATGGCTGCCCCCTCGCCGAGCCTGGTTCGTGCTCACTCGTGATTCTCTGGACCACTTCAGCAGCAATGGGAAGGGTGCTCGGCGCCTCGGGAGCCTTGTACTCACCAGCCTGTGCTCAGTCACTGGCCCAGAGCGCAGGCCCAAGGAGACTG GTCTGTGGTCAGTGACTGTGTCTGGCCGGAAACACAGCGTCCGCCTCTGCTCCCCCCGCCAGGCAGAGGCTGAGCGCTGGGGGATGGCCTTGCGCGAAGTGATCTCCTCAAAGGCTCCGCTAGAGACCCCCACCCAGCTATTGCTCAGGGACATACAG GAGAGTTGCGGGGATCCAGAAGCGGTGGCCCTCATCTACCATCGGAACCCGATTCTGAGGCATACCAGTGGAGCCTTGTATGCCCCACTTCTGCCTCTGCCCTATGGAGTCAGTGCCCCAG GTCCTGGCTATGCACCCTTGAGAGAGGAGGCGGTAAGGCTGTTCCTTGCGCTCCAGGCACTGGAGGGGGCAAGGCGCCCTGGGCCCCTGATGCAGGGTGTGCTCCAAACCTGCCGGGACCTGCCTGCACTCCGGGATGAACTCTTCCTGCAGCTGGCTAAGCAGACCTCAGGCCCTGCAGGTCCTCCTGGGCTCCCTGCTACCCAAGACCCTGCAACCCTGCGGTACTGGCAGCTCCTCACCTGCATGAGCTGCACCTTCCGGCCTGGGGGAGCTGTTCGGGGGCATCTCCTAGGGCATTTGGAGAg GACTGAGCAGGCACTGCCGGACTCGGAACTAGCGGAATATGCGCGCTTCATCAGGAAAGCTCTAGGCCGGACGCGTGGCAGAGAGCTGGTGCCATCGCTGGCAGAGATTTCCGCATTGAGCCAACGACAGGAGCTGTTGTGCACGGTGCACTGTCCAGGGGCTGGtgcctgctctgtggccattGACTCTCACACGACAGCAGGGGAG GTGGCTCGAGAGCTGGTGGGGCGGCTGGGTTTGGCCCGGAGCCGCAACGTCTTTGCGTTGTACGAACAGCGCGGCGCCCAGGAACGAGCGCTGGCTGGGGGGACCCTCGTGGCCGACGTGCTCACCAGGTTTGAGAA TTTAGCCTCAGAGGAAGCCGGGCTGGAAGACTCGCTGGACTCTGGGTGGAGACTGTGTCTGCGTCTTCACGGACCTCTGCATCCCGAGGGACTATCCCCAGACAGTCACGAACTGCCTTTCCTCTTTGAGCAG GCTCATGCTCTGCTGTTGCGCGGCCGGCCGCCACCGCCCGACGACACGCTGCGCGCCCTGGCGGCGCTGCGCCTGCAGAGCCTGCACCGAGACTTCTCCCCACGGGTGCCCCTGCCTCGCCTAGACCGCCTGCTGCCGCCCCCCATCCCGCCGTGCGAAGTTCAGCCCCGCCCAACTCCCAGGCCACCGCCCTCAGCCGCCCTGCTGGCCGGGGCACTCTGGAGCCCCAGCCTGGCCAAGAGGCGGGCGGAGCGGGCTCGACGCAGTGGGGCCTGCCGCACAGCGGGAAGCGCAGCCCCGGAGGGAGGAGGCGGAGGCGCCCGCACCGCTGCTGCTGTGCTGGGCGGCTGGAAGCGGTTACGGGGCATGGGCCGAGCTGAGGCCATGGCTGCCTACCTGGCTCTGGCGGCGCAGTGTCCGGGGTTCGGCGCTGCTCGGTATGACGTTCTGGAGCTGAGCACG GAACCTGGTGGAGGTGCTCCACAGAAGCTATGCCTGGGTCTGGGAGCCAAGACCATGTCCCTCTCCCGGCCTGGTGAGACAGAACCCATCCACAGTGTCAGCTATGGTCATGTGGCCGCCTGCCAGCTAATGGGTCCCCAAACCCTAGCATTGAGGGTAGGCGAGAGTCAGCTCCTCCTGCAGAGTCCCCAG GTGGAAGAGATCATGCAGCTGGTGAATGCCTACTTGGCCAACCCCTCCCCCGAGAGGCCCtgcagcagctctgctcctccatgCCAAGACCTGCCAGACACCTCCCCTCCCAGCCAGCACCAAGGCCTGGATGAGCCCCAGGGACAGTCTGGCTTCTTGGGGCAGCTGCAGGACTGA
- the Ccr10 gene encoding C-C chemokine receptor type 10 produces the protein MGTEPTEQVSWGPYSGDGDEVYSAEPLPEICYKADVQAFSRAFQPSVSLTVAALGLAGNGLVLATHLAARRTARSPTSAHLLQLALADLLLALTLPFAAAGALQGWSLGSATCRAISGLYSASFHAGFLFLACISADRYVAIARALPAGQRPSTPSRTHLVSVLVWLLSLLLALPALLFSRDGQREGQRRCRLIFPEGLTQTVKGASAMAQVVLGFALPLGVMAVCYALLGRTLLAARGPERRRALRVVVALVAAFVVLQLPYSLALLLDTADLLAARERSCPASKRKDLALLVTGGLALARCGLNPVLYAFLGLRFRQDLRRLLRGGSCSPRLQPRGRCPRRPRLSSCSAPTETHSFSWDN, from the coding sequence gtttcctggggcccctactCAGGGGATGGTGATGAAGTGTACTCTGCTGAGCCGTTGCCAGAGATCTGCTACAAGGCGGATGTCCAGGCCTTCAGTCGGGCCTTCCAACCCAgcgtctctctgacggtggctgctcTAGGTTTGGCCGGCAATGGCCTGGTCCTAGCCACTCATCTAGCGGCCCGACGCACTGCCCGCTCACCCACCTCGGCCCACCTGCTCCAGCTGGCCCTGGCCGATCTCCTATTGGCCCTGACCCTGCCCTTTGCCGCAGCAGGAGCTCTCCAGGGCTGGAGTCTAGGAAGTGCCACCTGCCGTGCCATCTCGGGCCTCTACTCGGCCTCCTTCCATGCCGGTTTCCTCTTCCTAGCCTGTATCAGTGCCGACCGCTACGTGGCCATCGCTCGGGCGCTCCCAGCTGGGCAGCGGCCCTCCACGCCCAGCCGCACACACTTGGTCTCAGTCTTAGTGTGGTTGCTGTCATTGCTCCTGGCGCTACCTGCGCTCCTCTTCAGCCGGGATGGGCAACGCGAAGGTCAGCGACGCTGTCGCCTTATCTTCCCCGAGGGCCTCACGCAGACCGTGAAAGGGGCAAGCGCCATGGCGCAGGTGGTCCTGGGCTTCGCGCTGCCGCTGGGCGTCATGGCAGTCTGCTACGCTCTGCTGGGCCGCACGCTGCTGGCCGCCAGGGGGCCGGAGCGCCGGCGCGCTTTGCGCGTTGTGGTGGCCCTGGTGGCAGCCTTCGTGGTGCTGCAACTGCCGTACAGCCTTGCCCTGCTCCTGGATACCGCTGATCTACTGGCAGCCCGTGAGCGAAGCTGCCCTGCCAGCAAGCGCAAGGATCTGGCACTGCTAGTGACCGGCGGATTGGCCCTGGCCCGCTGCGGCCTCAATCCCGTGCTCTATGCTTTTCTGGGCCTGCGCTTCCGCCAGGACCTGAGGAGGCTGCTACGGGGTGGGAGCTGCAGCCCAAGGCTTCAACCCCGCGGCCGCTGCCCCCGCCGGCCCCGCCTTTCTTCTTGCTCAGCTCCCACGGAGACACACAGTTTCTCCTGGGACAATTAG